Within Bactrocera oleae isolate idBacOlea1 chromosome 6, idBacOlea1, whole genome shotgun sequence, the genomic segment agttggattttagttttgaacttttacattatgaaaaattatatccaaaaaactaaatgtgtgagtAATCGTGAacatagaacaatggcaacattggtgaaatgacaacaaaagagaacaactgatttttgcgttgcaactacgggcataacttttgaccaATTTGGTTTGATATGGGCGGTAAGTACGAAAGGGGGAATGTTGGTGACTGTTTGGGCACTAAGCGGtcgcatatatgcacatacatatgtatatgtacatataactatgtctgcatgtaaacaaatacaatataaaaaaaaccatacgcataatgtttgttaatttgtctacacacaacatacatatgtatgtaaatattttcactcATTGCGttatgcgaaatctccgttgtcaCGGACAATCAATGGCTGATTGGCGTTTTTgcgaagtactcgttcgtctgagaagCCTATGGCATTAGTAATCTCATGTTAAGTCAAACTTGAAACTTCCTTTACAATATTATCAACTACAATATGAATCAACTTAGCTTGCTGAAAGTGCGCTTGccttcataaatgaaaatgttgttgttatgtatTTTACTATACATTTTGCTCCGggtgaagtttgactatttaaaggcaaatttctttttttcttttgaattttataacttaatGAAAAAACGTCATCAGCCAATTGGCAAAGCTTATAGTTTTGTACGAAATTAGTGTTTTCCAAAAATCTCTTTATTCTCTGCTATAAATCTACATTCTTTGATAAccccttaaaaatttaaaattttctgattttaattttgaacCCAATTTTTTAACgttaaaaatttagatttgcAAATTTATGGCATGTGTTGATAACATAAAAATAAGCTCAAAATTATTTGGTTTGTCATTTTCggactaaatatatatgtgggCACTCCTTTTTATTAGACCCACCCGAGTACAAAAGCTTATATGCTCAATATGACATAAATAATTCTACTTTCGCTTGGTTTAACAATTTCCTAGTTTCGCTGTTGCTTTTTAAACAACTACTCGTTTATTTTTTAGCTATTTCACAATAGTAAAATCACGTAACAACATTTTTGAGTGCTTAAAaagtaacaataaaattaaagatataTTCAAATAGCTTGTGGCTACAATGAGTATATATAACAAACATCGATTTTTGCTAACAAAAAtagttaatatatttatgtaaaaatataggcgtaaacatttttgatatctgtatgtatataaagctttaaaataaatgtgaaatgCTAATAAAAGCGTACTTTATCAATATATAGTCGCGCTGtagtattaatataaaaaaatgcagaaatataaaatatgaaaataaaatatttttttcataatttataattagAATTAGAAAATACAGAGATAGAGCATATATGGTTGTTTTTGTAGTAGTAGCAGTAAAATGCAAGCAATGAATTAATacattttgaatataaataatcgattttcgtaaaaaatatttagtacatatattttaacttaacacacacacacatctacatatgtCCCGACATATGTCTGTACGtgtatatttatgcaaaatattagTGGTACGACTTTTCGTAATACATTTGTGCTacttatttgtaattaaaagaaACAATGCTACTACAATACGCTAAAAAGTAAACAGTTTAATATAACCAATAACTTATTACTAGTTTAACAAATACTTGTAGTTAACAATATTTTGCGCAATTTTGCAAgtgtttttttatcaaatttaccAACTTCTTGCACAGCAATAAATTCAGCATGCTAACATGATGTTAGCAAGCGCTGGTTAGTAGATATTATAGCAGTGGCTATAACAATGTACAAATTACgattatgtgttgttgttgttttacgcTTAAAAAGGTTACTTTGTTATTACTAAAGAactgcattaacatttcgctaatatttctaaatttacacttcgttataaatatattatatatatcatatactaTAAGCTTACAGGCTACAATTTACTTTTTGGCTTGAAAGGCGTTACACTACTTatgcataataaaatattttattttgaaaagtcCTTGTAAATGCGGCTTGTACTGTACAAAGATGTTGATGAAATGTTTTTAGAGTTTCTTTAATTGTTCGTAGGTTATGAAAAATATGATATTCCAAGGGCCCATGCGCACCCAGGTGGGTATAAAGCCTTTGTAGAGCGCTAATATGCCTTCGTTGCGGACagtctaaaaaatataaatttttggtaatattattgtataataattaaataatatatacatttatgcacaaatatgtttaaataGTCAAAACTGTGAATTTTTTCGTACACACCTGCACCGCGCAGTCGAAACTGCCTTTGTAAAGCTTTTGCGTATTCGCCACCGCCACGCCATTAACAACCGTTAAATGCTTCTGATTCATGAGACGCGTCTGCAAAGCAATTTACAGTTAATTAATTccagaatttataaaataaaataagaataagtaaggaaggcgcaagttctggtgtaaccgaacattttatacgctTGTAACTTACAAGTATTGAAGCCGGCTTAATACCTTCTGGTATTgcaatatgtaaatgtgtagcgaaagggttcagtttcattgttcgacgagatgatattaacttattttgaaggtcatatactcacttaattttaatactatattttatttcgcgtcagcaaaattatgctaaaaccaaactcaaatgagatatatctgaaataagctcaaccgaagaggcttaatttaatatattgagctgatgtgaaaaacgtcaatcAAAGGtttggaattcattatattaggaatatgaggtttagaTTAAGACCaggaatttcattaatattgagCGCCAAACCATATAATTTTGAAGCAAGCTTGTctacttaatttcactaaaatatcacacattttgaacaacctaaaggatttaaagtcagatggaaagtcggaaaacattatataggatatattggGAGCAGAGAAATAGAGAAaaggctgattgcattaatttttgacattgttcaggtataaatgacaacttattttcaagcaatcttataaatatataaatgtaaacatatatatgtatgtagtaaagTCAGTCGGACGTtttaaaatcctgaatatctgttatatggggactaaggtaAGATTTCGcatgattttatccattttaggcagaAAGATACACAGTTATTTGAAAAACAGgcgctctcaatttcattaaaataactcccacattggccGGTATATGTGGCATAAAGTCAAAAATCTTATTAGGTTTATGGGAGCTAAAGGAAGCACTAAcccgattcaacctatttttgacaagaggatatattattataaaagaaatattttcgccaaatttcaataatatatctcacaaaatgactgatattttcggcaaaaagttaGCTATACGCCCCGGGGTCCACATGGTGTgtaagggcttgaacagttatggtccgaatttcacaatttttagcTCCTTGTGATTGCATACCATATATTAAtaggtgcttgatttgtgtattggaaagtgaaagaatcatatgaaatttaaatttgtgctataagggaagtcggcagtccgatttcacacatttttgcactataacataggactatcaggataatgttatgcaccgaatttggccgagtaggtccggagatatatGATTTCCCCTAAACATGGGCGGTTCCAGGCCTATCGTCCGATTTCGACCCTGGCTCCTAAAAGGCCCTCTTGCACCATCACGAGTGTAAAGTGAAagatttttccatacaaaggcTTTATATTTTTCCGTTAGTGTGTATCCGACatataagcagcttcttggggagaaggAATGTGTacagtttgtgtatatacagacagacggatataaCTAAATCGACACAACTCGAcacgctgttcatttatatacctatgtatacactttataggatctccggcGTTTTCTTCTGTGTGTTATAAACTTctttgcaaacttaatatattctgtttagtgtataaaaatctatataaaCAATTATACCCGTATCACATCGATTGGCGTGGAGGCGATTGCGCTACCCAAACTGGCTATAAAGCTGGAGCTGCAATTGTAAAGTAATATAACAgttattaacatatgtatgttttctaAAGCCCACAACACACTCACATAAAATGATTCGCAACATGATCGCCAAATGCAGTCATCAATTGCATTTTACAAAAATCATATACAGGCAACTCCACCGAAGCAATAACGACGGCACGCTGCGCTGTTGGTCCAACGCCACGCCACAGCCCGCGTACACCTTCATAGCGATAGATTTCCAGGAATGAACCGAATAAACCATGTTGATGCGCCGCTTTGCCATGCACTTGCATGCGCACTTTCAACACATCCGTTGGATTGGCTATGGCCGAGGAGACGGCACCTGCCGTGGCAGCACACAAAATATTCGCCCAGACACGTTCAGCGCCGGTTTCATGATCCACAAGTAAACCGTAATTGTGCGCGTATTTTTTGAGCGTGTAATAGGTGCCAAATTTGATAGTGCCATAGGTAGCTTGACGCAGCACGGCTGGCCAGATGCTGAGGGGGAGAGTTTTAGAAGAATTTTAAGAATAACATTAAaagagtaaaattttaatgatttaaatatttgtattgaaaGAAGTATTTACATAGAAATACATGCGAAATAATGTTACCGttataactgtaaataaaagttttcaaaatatcttaataataTACCCAGAGTTggaaataatgcattaaaaataagatTATATGCATTAAGATTtgagttattattttttctatatataattttctaatataatatgtaataaaaagtatttaaacccAAAAATCcgtataaaaaaagtattaattcaaattaattgattaaaatatattttttttactacaatttttaaataaaaagatcaAGAAGAAGAtgtttgagattaaaaattaaattttaaacttttaatattaaatcttttcttttttatcccttttcatttgaaaaataattaaaattgaatttgaaattttttttttttatttgttactcccaattcttaaataaaaatatgttttctcaatttttaattcaaaataattgggattaaaaattaatgtttcaaGTTGGATtactaaattaagaaataatatttttaatttttaaattaaaaaaaaaacaaaattaaacatttttaaacccaaaaaaaaagtgaaaattaaaattgaaattttatgttttaatccaaaaaatttttattgaaaaattcgcAACCTTGGCATAACCTACAAATTTTGTGTTTACCTATTATATTCACTgctttattttcaacaaaaattatattgattatCTAGCAATTTAATCACGTGGtagtttataaatttcaatttattatgaCTAGCTATAATTTACAGTGCGAACAAGCCCCTTAATAAGCAACGATTAGCAAATAGCGAACGCTTGATTGTTGATAAAGGTGAACTCAAGCAATAAACAATAGTGCAATAAATATtgtgaaacaaaaaatgtgtaaataaataaatttgtgacaCTAAAGAGCATAAGCGGAAATAGCTGTAAGGGAACGGAAAAACGATGAGATAAGCAGCTTAATTAAAGCATAACACAGCGCTGTTTCATAATATTCTTTATCTACGGGTTAATATTAAAGAACCATGTAGGGTATTATACTGTATGACGCATGAAAGCTGAAAAAACAGATTACTGTGAACAAACATATGCACAAATTGGCTATGAAAAGCATGCAGCTAATTACATATCTGCATTTGTTATCGTTGTGTTAACTAATATTTCATGTATAAGTACACAACTTTGCAGCAACACGTGATGGTCATGATTTTGTTGCCTTTAACAGCTACTACTGCCATACAATCATCAATTACTATAGCTTATCGGCTTAAGTATTGTATATTcgtcatttaatttatttaaatacgtttcaaatgtgaaatatataatCGTTGCTGGTTTTTGCTGGTAGAAAGCTGTGTGTTCTATTAATGGAAATCTGGAAGATATTGTCTACTGACAAACCAAAGAATTCTGCGCATCTAGTTTATAAAAcacaaacaatatttaataaaaataaaatataattatggcGTACACAAGTTTTGCAAAAATAGATTAGGGagtagattttaaatttttgttttccgaAATCAACTTTTCTCTCAGCTTTCAACTcacgttttcaaagtcggtgtcCCTCATAACTTCAAAAAAACAGCACcgatcgttttgaaattttgagcactatttttatacataatttacgaggtaacgctgaagttttttcaaattcctttatattttcattttacaataacaaataaaccgattttttttaatctcgtTTTTTTCTCCAGTGTTCCCAAGAAgtgataaaattgaaatttcgaaaaacctCTTCCGCAGTGATAAATAACTAACgttataattttgatttcacgATTTTAGATAATCCAGGCCCATTTTATGACTGGCACCgtaattcaacttttttattctttaaatgtTATACTATAATTGGCATttgttttgataaataaaatttaactgttttattaaaaaaaaatatgtaaaaatgggCCTTATTTCACACGAAAAACTTTACTTCCTCCTTAAAAGGCatatatgttaaatttaattatttataatttttcaagcatTATTCTGTTTGCTATTTAGATTTGAAATTCTTAAtttaagtttaaacttttttgtaaatttaatttttataagcgTAACGTTTACTTTTGCACAATTTATTATAAACAGAAACAGCTAATGGATAAACAGACATTAAAGACTCATACTTTCAGAGTTGCATCAAAATCAAAAACTCATAGTTGTTTTCAACAATATTACAATTATAGAATTGCAACAAACAGTGCGACTTGTGAATCCCCTAAGCTTATAGCAATATAAAGTAAAACAGATTTTCTCATGACACAGTTGctatatgtaatttaaaaatctGTTTTCTGATTTCGATAAATTCTAAAAAGTAacacacatttttaaataaacgttTTCAACGTTCGTACCTTACAAAAgcgtaattatttaataaaacttgattttaatataagcaGTTTATTGCACTTGAAAGTATAACACAACCACAGCTAAACACGTACAAATATGCACTTAAATACATTTGTGGCTTCATGATAGCACTTACCCCGAGTAGAGAGCACGTAGGCCCTCCTCttgtgatatttttatgaagGCATCGGTCATGCCACGATATCTAAGCTGCGAGAATGTTTGATCAATTTTTTGACCTTGAATTTGGAGGCGCGTTTTCGTGGTGTCAATCGGAAAAGTACCTGTGGATCGTAatgacacaaatatttttgtatattaaacaaataaaacagctttaaaatataatattatttacatagcATATACACATGCACAAGCGGGACGTATACGCTGTGCATGTAAGCAATAAGCACGAGATAAGAGTGTCGTTGCGCTGTGCTAGCAACGTCATTAGCTGCATAACACAAATTACGCGAAACCAACTACCTACACAATTGCTCTGCCTTGTAGGTATATACAGCACTTGTTTACCCGTTCGGAACGGCTTATAGGCACAAATTATACACTTGCGTCATGCCAACAGGCGCTGATGCCTGCAGCACAATCAAAGTATTTTTGGTAACTTGTTTACCATTGATACTCCAATCTAAATTTTCATTGCGGTACACCTCTCACAACTAGCGAGGAAGCACTTACCAAATTCCGCTGTTATTGACGCTAGTCCACCGTAAACGAATGGCCTCCAATCATTTACATTATTCATGGGCACTTGCTGCTTCCGCCgtgtttgtgtttgttgctgttgctgctgcagaTGATGTGGTTGCGGCTTTTGAAAATCCGTCGTCGCTGTGCCTACTCCTTGCATCACAATTCCCGTAACGTTTCGCttactaaatttattaatatcttttacgtataatatatatagtgttTATCGGTGATTTGTTTCCATTTATAAATACCCACTGAGCTACTTAATAAACTTTTTACGTCTATTAGGTtagaatatatttgcaaatattcaaGGTAGAAGATTGCGAACAGCTGTTCTGTTATGTGGTGTGTTCAGTGATTGCTATGGCACATAGTTGCATATTTGTTGGATGTATTGTAAATGTGAACGGTTAATAAAACtgttaaaatatatgcaaataaaattttattatatacaaaaaaatattataaatgtatgaAAGTTTGCGTCACATCTTCCGATTACTTTCCGTTTTGAATTTTTCCTAGCTGTTGAATTGACAGCTTCCGTTAGTTATTCTTTGAACCGCGCTTTTGTTTTCTGCAACTCAGTATAAACAGttaagaatattactaaaatttggaaattataAGATATAATAGCTATGAGCATCAAAAGGTAAAGCACACTGATCCTCATAATCCTTTTGTTGCACAGAACGGAACACATACGCAAAGGATAGATCCACATTGGCGCGTTGTTAAAAGATTTTCCATAAAAGACTATTACAATAATTCATAGAACTTTACTGATACTAAAATTATAGAATGCTCATACATAAAACAATaccaaaaaaatactaaaacttttaaaagtcTAGCCTTTGTTCTTAATCTGGAGAACCTCCTGCAGCACATGCTCATTTTAACCCcgaaatttaaagtaaattctaaaatttacgcaaattaataataatattttaaaataggtAATTAGTTATTAATtcggtaaaattttaaatattcgatagaaaactttcattttccattgattaattgaaatttcaaatgtCATATTTTGACCAATAACCACACAAATTCCTGACCGCGaccataaattatttaaatatgcatttaataaataaaatttccaaacatTTCCCTTTATCCTTCCACTTTAAACCATTGCTTTAAAGTAAAACcaacaactttatttttaaatatttttttggtatatttttcacaattctttattgtttttcattggtttatgtacgtgtgtgtgtttctgtgttttatttcattttaatagtATTCAGTTTATAtcgtttttaaatattcattattatttcaattGATACTTATACATTTAACAGCAATTTAACACAAAGCTAAGCAATTTactttcatattatattttttgtatacaatATCTTTGTGATttgttacttattttttatttatatatttgtttacttaaaCCATCCATTCAAATGCACATCTCAATTACATATCAATGCATTATAACTCTTcttcaaatacaattcaattatatttaattactttatttaattataatcaatattctttttatttaattataattcatatttatttatcaacTGTATGCATACCATCATTTTTAATTATAGCGCGCACACTGTACAAATTCCTTAACTTGCCTGCACCGTTAAATGCACGCacaattgtttaaaattaacagttaattgattattttttcttattatgctGCGTTTTcctaaaattgttttttcgaTATCAGTGCTTGTTCTTTGCCAACTACAAATTGTTTGAATTGCTTGTGCGCGCAGAATTTGATTTCTACTATGTCTCTTATATTCAACTACACTAGCGCGCACAAATTGTGCAATCAACTATCATGCCTCCATGCGTTCTGCTTATAACCTATCAAATATGCAGTTACGTGTGCTAACACTACAAACTTacacatttataataatttttttctttatttgctgTATGTGCCTGTTTAGTTGCTTTGCTTTTGCCGCTTTTGCCCCGCCTACAACATTATTAGTCTAACAATGTCTAACATTTCTACGcagtttgtttttttaatgatttttcaattattttaagta encodes:
- the Bmcp gene encoding mitochondrial uncoupling protein Bmcp; translated protein: MQGVGTATTDFQKPQPHHLQQQQQQTQTRRKQQVPMNNVNDWRPFVYGGLASITAEFGTFPIDTTKTRLQIQGQKIDQTFSQLRYRGMTDAFIKISQEEGLRALYSGIWPAVLRQATYGTIKFGTYYTLKKYAHNYGLLVDHETGAERVWANILCAATAGAVSSAIANPTDVLKVRMQVHGKAAHQHGLFGSFLEIYRYEGVRGLWRGVGPTAQRAVVIASVELPVYDFCKMQLMTAFGDHVANHFISSFIASLGSAIASTPIDVIRTRLMNQKHLTVVNGVAVANTQKLYKGSFDCAVQTVRNEGILALYKGFIPTWVRMGPWNIIFFITYEQLKKL